In Sphingomonas sp. SORGH_AS_0950, the following are encoded in one genomic region:
- a CDS encoding ZIP family metal transporter, translated as MTTLPFLLGAMASLSTYVGGRLAMRWGQRRDLLFGLTGGMVIGLALLDLLPEALESGESVHGADIVFGATVAGVALYILLHRMPAAGAAGRISLILHSVMDGLGIGIAFQLSSATGWLVAIAVLAHDMADGANMVGLSTLAGKTERTHRWLIVNAAAPLAGVAIGQAVPVDLERFSLLLALFAGGFLYIGASELLPRSRCGRSGAASGLASLCGIVAMAGVVHFAG; from the coding sequence GTGACGACCCTGCCCTTCCTGCTCGGCGCGATGGCAAGCCTGTCGACCTATGTCGGCGGCAGGCTGGCGATGCGCTGGGGGCAGCGGCGCGACCTGTTGTTTGGGCTGACCGGCGGCATGGTCATCGGGCTGGCCCTTCTCGATCTATTGCCCGAGGCCCTGGAAAGTGGCGAAAGCGTACACGGCGCCGACATCGTCTTCGGTGCGACGGTGGCTGGCGTGGCCCTCTATATCCTGCTTCACCGGATGCCAGCCGCCGGTGCGGCGGGGCGGATCAGCCTGATCCTGCACAGCGTGATGGACGGCCTCGGCATCGGCATCGCCTTTCAGCTTTCGAGCGCAACCGGCTGGCTGGTCGCGATCGCGGTGCTCGCGCATGACATGGCCGATGGCGCCAACATGGTCGGCTTGAGCACGCTGGCGGGCAAGACCGAACGCACGCATCGGTGGCTCATCGTCAATGCCGCCGCGCCGCTGGCCGGTGTCGCGATCGGTCAGGCCGTGCCCGTCGATCTCGAACGCTTCTCGCTGCTGCTTGCGCTCTTCGCCGGTGGCTTCCTCTATATCGGCGCGTCGGAACTGCTGCCCCGCAGCCGGTGTGGACGGTCCGGTGCGGCAAGCGGGCTGGCGAGCCTGTGCGGCATCGTCGCCATGGCCGGAGTGGTTCATTTCGCCGGTTAG
- the kduI gene encoding 5-dehydro-4-deoxy-D-glucuronate isomerase, translated as MYEKTYYATHPQMMDGASNGDLRDRYLVSNLFRPGELVLTYSHGERFVIGGAVPGDAILTLPSHSEPPSAAGQAFLTSRELGVVNIGKGRGIVTVEGEAITLDRYEALYVPMGSQVVTFEGAGARFYLLSVPAQVAYPLCKVTLDEANPMERGSLEGSNARTIYQLILPHLCKSASLCLGLTKLKPGSVWNTMPPHVHERRSEIYLYFDMDDNDRVFHFMGQPDHLRHLVMENEQAVISPPWSVHMGAGTSNYTFIWAMAGENMDYADMQVCDICQLV; from the coding sequence GTGTACGAAAAGACATATTACGCCACACATCCGCAGATGATGGACGGGGCATCCAATGGTGATCTTCGTGATCGATACCTCGTGTCCAATCTGTTCCGGCCGGGTGAACTTGTCCTGACCTATTCGCACGGCGAGCGGTTTGTGATCGGCGGTGCAGTGCCGGGCGACGCAATTCTGACGCTGCCGTCGCATAGCGAACCGCCCAGTGCTGCGGGTCAGGCCTTTCTGACGAGTCGCGAACTGGGTGTCGTCAATATCGGCAAAGGGCGCGGCATCGTCACGGTAGAAGGCGAGGCGATCACGCTGGACAGGTATGAAGCTCTTTACGTGCCGATGGGATCGCAAGTCGTCACTTTCGAGGGAGCGGGCGCGCGCTTCTACCTGCTGAGCGTACCCGCTCAGGTAGCCTATCCTCTTTGCAAGGTAACATTGGACGAGGCCAACCCGATGGAGCGGGGCAGCCTGGAAGGCTCAAACGCTCGAACCATCTACCAGCTGATCCTTCCCCATTTGTGCAAGAGTGCCTCCCTTTGCCTTGGCCTTACCAAATTGAAGCCGGGCAGCGTGTGGAACACTATGCCGCCGCACGTTCACGAGCGCCGTAGCGAAATCTATCTCTATTTTGACATGGATGACAATGACCGAGTGTTCCATTTCATGGGCCAGCCCGATCATTTGCGCCATCTGGTCATGGAGAATGAACAGGCGGTCATTTCGCCGCCCTGGTCGGTCCATATGGGGGCGGGGACGAGCAACTATACGTTCATTTGGGCAATGGCGGGGGAAAATATGGATTATGCCGATATGCAGGTGTGTGACATCTGCCAGTTGGTGTGA
- a CDS encoding S10 family peptidase encodes MRLLTIPLLTALTIAAPALAQDAPKDAQPGGKSPAAIHDEKVAQDLADAWVAPPAKEQESVTAHSVVVDGRTLKYHATAGTVTIKDDDAKPTASVFYVAYTLDGAAPGTRPVTFFYNGGPGSSSVWLHMGSFAPVRVKTANPEYIRPAPYGFGPNPDTLLDKTDLVFIDMVGAGYSRPLGDAKGKQFWGVDEDADAFAKTILRWTTKNGRWTSPKFLFGESYGTTRSAALAYQLQDRGMALNGVVLLSSILNYGIEQQGYDQSYISYLPSYAATAWYHDRLANKPADLPAFLKEVRAFAAGPYAQALSKGQDLSDAEEDAIATRMAAYTGLSATFIKRAKLRVDLGRFQKELLRDQALTVGRFDSRYTGVDADSAGENPDFDASDTAISGAFVTTFSDYVQRDLNYKPGLDYRIGTYGLKDFDWNWKHKAPGSGYPMNNPDVAVDLAAAIRTNPYLKVLSLNGWYDMATPFFATEYDISHMLLDKKLRGNVSFKYYPSGHMIYLNPDALHQLHTDLANFYDKTLAASVQNRPAGRER; translated from the coding sequence ATGCGCCTTCTGACGATCCCCCTCCTGACCGCCCTGACGATCGCAGCCCCCGCCCTGGCGCAGGATGCGCCCAAGGACGCGCAGCCCGGCGGAAAGTCTCCCGCTGCGATCCATGACGAGAAGGTGGCGCAGGATCTGGCCGACGCCTGGGTGGCGCCCCCCGCCAAGGAGCAGGAAAGCGTGACCGCGCACAGCGTCGTCGTCGATGGCCGCACGCTCAAATATCATGCCACCGCCGGGACGGTCACGATCAAGGACGACGACGCCAAGCCGACCGCCAGCGTCTTCTACGTCGCCTATACGCTCGACGGCGCCGCGCCCGGCACGCGGCCGGTGACCTTCTTCTACAATGGCGGTCCCGGCTCCTCGTCGGTGTGGCTGCACATGGGGTCTTTCGCGCCGGTGCGGGTGAAGACCGCCAATCCCGAATATATCCGCCCCGCCCCCTATGGCTTTGGCCCCAACCCGGACACGCTGCTGGACAAGACCGATCTCGTCTTCATCGACATGGTCGGCGCCGGCTATTCACGCCCGCTCGGCGATGCGAAGGGCAAGCAGTTCTGGGGCGTCGACGAGGATGCCGACGCCTTCGCCAAGACGATCCTTCGCTGGACGACGAAGAACGGCCGCTGGACCAGCCCCAAATTCCTGTTCGGCGAAAGCTATGGCACGACACGCTCGGCGGCCCTCGCCTATCAGTTGCAGGATCGGGGCATGGCGCTGAACGGCGTGGTGCTGCTCTCGTCGATCCTCAACTACGGCATCGAGCAGCAGGGTTATGACCAGAGCTATATCAGCTATCTGCCAAGCTATGCCGCGACCGCATGGTATCATGATCGCCTCGCGAACAAGCCCGCCGATCTTCCGGCCTTTCTGAAGGAGGTACGCGCCTTCGCCGCCGGTCCCTATGCGCAGGCGCTCAGCAAGGGACAGGATCTGTCCGATGCCGAGGAGGATGCGATTGCCACCCGGATGGCCGCCTATACCGGCCTGTCTGCGACCTTCATCAAGCGCGCCAAGCTGCGCGTCGATCTCGGCCGTTTCCAGAAGGAGCTGCTGCGCGACCAGGCGCTGACGGTGGGACGGTTCGACAGCCGCTATACGGGGGTCGATGCGGACTCCGCTGGCGAGAATCCCGATTTCGACGCCTCGGATACCGCGATTTCCGGCGCGTTCGTCACGACGTTCAGCGACTATGTGCAACGCGACCTGAACTACAAACCGGGGCTGGATTATCGCATCGGCACCTATGGCCTCAAGGACTTCGACTGGAACTGGAAGCATAAGGCGCCGGGATCGGGTTATCCGATGAACAACCCCGATGTCGCCGTCGATCTCGCCGCCGCGATCCGCACCAACCCCTATCTCAAGGTCCTGTCCTTGAACGGGTGGTACGACATGGCGACGCCGTTCTTCGCCACCGAATACGACATTTCGCACATGCTGCTGGACAAGAAATTGCGCGGCAATGTCAGCTTCAAATACTATCCCTCGGGGCACATGATCTATCTCAACCCGGACGCCTTGCACCAGCTCCATACCGATCTGGCGAACTTCTATGACAAGACGCTGGCCGCGTCCGTGCAGAACCGTCCGGCGGGGCGGGAACGCTGA
- a CDS encoding ferritin-like domain-containing protein, whose protein sequence is MTATPAKAQTAGDIDALNLVLNMEYLLAQFESAAVAAAVPADRLTGNGIAGVAVRGGAAVSFSDTVLRSMVQEMANDNRNHLLPIRNVIGALSVRQPLIDISVSPTAPFSMLMQQAGVVGAGVTFNPYASEENFLYAMFFLKNVSVATYRGLASTISNRVVVQNFTGLLGAEAIHLATIRSYLYARGATNQRLRDNADKIAAYQNSLNGGGVFQGVSPRTRTTAVSASPITVANIAPAQSDGAVSGRSAGQMLNQFYLSSAATASGGFFPEGVNGTIRTSASA, encoded by the coding sequence ATGACGGCGACACCCGCCAAGGCGCAAACCGCTGGCGATATCGACGCGCTTAATCTCGTCTTAAACATGGAATATCTCCTGGCTCAGTTCGAGAGCGCGGCGGTGGCGGCAGCCGTGCCGGCTGATCGTCTGACCGGGAACGGGATCGCCGGTGTCGCGGTACGTGGCGGAGCGGCGGTTTCCTTCTCCGACACCGTCTTGCGCTCAATGGTTCAGGAGATGGCGAACGACAATCGCAATCATCTGCTGCCGATCCGCAACGTCATCGGAGCGCTATCGGTCCGCCAGCCGCTGATCGATATCTCCGTTTCCCCAACCGCTCCGTTTTCGATGTTGATGCAGCAGGCCGGGGTTGTGGGCGCGGGGGTGACCTTCAATCCTTATGCATCGGAAGAAAACTTCCTGTATGCGATGTTCTTCCTGAAGAATGTCAGCGTCGCAACCTATCGCGGTCTGGCGTCGACGATCAGCAACCGCGTGGTGGTGCAGAATTTCACCGGCCTGCTGGGAGCCGAAGCGATCCACCTCGCCACGATCCGCAGCTACCTCTACGCCCGCGGCGCAACCAATCAGCGGTTGCGCGACAATGCCGACAAGATCGCTGCGTACCAGAACAGCCTGAATGGCGGCGGCGTCTTCCAGGGTGTGTCGCCGCGCACCCGAACGACTGCTGTGTCGGCTTCGCCCATCACGGTGGCCAATATCGCACCCGCGCAATCTGACGGCGCGGTAAGCGGCCGCTCGGCGGGGCAGATGCTCAATCAATTCTATCTTAGCAGCGCCGCGACCGCGTCCGGTGGTTTCTTTCCCGAGGGGGTCAACGGCACGATCCGTACCAGCGCCAGCGCCTGA
- a CDS encoding ferritin-like domain-containing protein, with translation MRNSVITDAAHASSFADAPGGQAPNSDRRRFLRRAAVGAALGQVMILAGCGEGDQSPLAKTNPTPTATSTPTILPVTDTDMLVLMLQLHYLQAEFYSRAILGAPLPASLTSGSGIAGDVTGPRAVTIADPILADILREIAAEKIDQVVRLRAVLGSSAPARPAINLATGTDGVFGRYNALASAPTSTVNSTASTAVIGDVYANQEQFLLGAFLIEDAVMAGWRGVATLMVSASNIDVAAGLLGTSAAHAGLIRSQLFARGGVSGSQLRQSTIRLSDIRDTFAPVDDDRGVAAGTTGSGLATADINPADGDGEIYGRLPNLTINTFYMTQATTTSGGFFPAGLNGVLKQSSANSG, from the coding sequence ATGAGAAACTCCGTCATTACAGACGCCGCCCACGCGTCGTCCTTTGCCGATGCGCCTGGGGGGCAAGCGCCGAATAGCGATCGCCGGCGCTTCCTGCGCCGTGCAGCGGTCGGTGCCGCGCTCGGGCAGGTCATGATTTTGGCAGGCTGCGGTGAGGGCGATCAGTCTCCGCTCGCCAAAACGAACCCGACACCGACGGCCACATCAACCCCGACGATCCTGCCCGTGACCGACACGGACATGCTCGTCCTGATGCTCCAACTCCATTATCTCCAGGCTGAGTTTTACAGCCGAGCGATTTTGGGGGCGCCGCTGCCCGCAAGTCTGACGAGCGGTTCCGGGATTGCAGGCGACGTAACGGGCCCCCGTGCGGTAACAATCGCGGACCCCATTCTGGCTGACATCTTGCGCGAGATTGCGGCGGAAAAGATCGACCAAGTCGTTCGTCTGCGCGCCGTGCTCGGTTCTTCGGCACCCGCCCGCCCCGCCATCAATCTGGCCACCGGCACGGACGGCGTATTCGGGCGATACAATGCGCTGGCCTCGGCGCCGACTTCCACCGTCAATTCGACGGCAAGCACGGCGGTGATCGGCGACGTCTACGCCAATCAAGAGCAATTTTTGCTGGGCGCCTTCCTGATCGAGGACGCGGTCATGGCGGGATGGCGCGGTGTGGCCACCCTGATGGTCAGTGCCAGCAATATCGATGTCGCGGCGGGCCTGTTGGGAACCAGCGCGGCCCATGCCGGGCTCATCCGCTCGCAATTGTTCGCGCGGGGGGGCGTTTCGGGCAGCCAGTTGCGCCAGTCGACGATCCGGTTGAGCGACATTCGCGACACCTTCGCCCCGGTCGACGACGATCGCGGGGTCGCCGCCGGTACCACCGGATCGGGCTTGGCCACGGCGGATATCAATCCGGCGGACGGTGATGGCGAAATCTATGGTCGCCTGCCCAACCTGACGATCAACACCTTCTACATGACTCAGGCAACGACGACCTCTGGAGGCTTCTTCCCGGCGGGGCTGAATGGCGTGTTGAAGCAAAGCAGCGCCAACAGCGGCTGA
- a CDS encoding TonB-dependent receptor: MALIVAGCAAAGPAFAQDLPQFVTMPPRLTALTTLAMVPGLPPEDVEQGGSKKASNKAGNDKPLPPQSDNDALRDEKDKDVVVTGVRSSLAQARDKKKKADTIVDIVEADDIGKLPNNTVGDVIASIPGINVFRREGEVDNIQLRGLGGVQTTIGGTPIESGAARVASIADLPSDLVKSVEVYKTRTPDQVDGAGAGTINIQFRQPTDFNYGFTFSGNVAARYNNQARQYNQTYTGIVNYRFETGIGDLGAQLGFTWNKNPFLESQARNDPLGQVQTRQVVGPQILPLPTYAPNQVFFQYTTGARATPSYSASVQWTNDKTSIVLEGNYATPKFDRHTNQLYMPITIQATSTNALPALSNITLVPGTNRIASVTVSPVNQVGPISYLNQENSDNYLLKLSGRHSEDRFDATTEIAVTGSHFDRSQLETRNRFVNRPVYDVEFASDKFRFPMMNLQFRNLDLLDPNQYRFFGVFEDRLRGQNSSIFTRADLTLRTFGNFIDRFQVGMRFTQTQRSRDYGSRNATALQIPLSDLPAGWGKLVPIAEGFGGTGVVNNARWLSYDRSAARDDYAALRQFLTPFFPAFATDELPEDRSQFFRATERSVAAYATAYYNTKLIFPISGLIGARITNWTSSALSYSSRTVRRVVNGVTTDTLLVEPLSGRGNYVSVEPTVTAIIKFSDKFQTRLSYNVGVRRPDVSLVTPFVSFSDVNGFGSAGNPNLRPERTTRYDAIFEYYFGRVGLITINPYYWKLNGSITNFQTEELLENGQDGRLYTVSRPYNAGSGYRRGVEAQAQTFFTFLPGILKNFGASANFTYTESEQTYNSLPGAKSSPPVKAPIFGVAKYVYNVAGLFERGLLNARVSFNYNGTQLDQQFSPIENSSYIIPREWMDAAINYTIPNGPLKNLGFSLQVQNVLASARRSFYGYPDQPRDVIFMARTYGGVIRYRF; encoded by the coding sequence ATGGCATTGATCGTCGCCGGGTGCGCGGCCGCCGGACCGGCTTTCGCGCAGGATTTGCCGCAGTTTGTGACAATGCCGCCGCGCCTGACTGCGCTCACCACGCTCGCGATGGTTCCGGGCCTGCCGCCGGAAGATGTCGAACAGGGCGGATCAAAAAAGGCCAGCAACAAGGCCGGTAACGACAAGCCCTTGCCCCCGCAGTCGGACAATGACGCGCTGCGGGACGAAAAGGACAAGGACGTCGTCGTCACCGGTGTTCGCAGCAGCTTGGCTCAGGCGCGCGACAAAAAGAAAAAGGCCGACACGATCGTCGACATCGTCGAGGCCGACGACATCGGCAAGCTGCCGAACAACACCGTCGGCGACGTGATCGCCTCTATCCCGGGCATCAATGTTTTCCGGCGCGAAGGCGAGGTCGACAATATTCAGCTGCGCGGTCTGGGCGGCGTGCAAACTACGATCGGCGGCACCCCGATCGAAAGCGGTGCGGCACGCGTCGCCTCGATCGCCGATCTGCCTTCCGACCTCGTCAAGTCGGTTGAGGTATACAAGACGCGAACGCCCGATCAGGTGGACGGTGCAGGCGCGGGCACGATCAACATCCAGTTCCGCCAGCCGACCGACTTCAACTACGGCTTCACCTTCAGCGGCAACGTTGCGGCGCGCTACAACAATCAGGCGCGTCAGTATAACCAGACCTATACCGGCATCGTGAACTATCGCTTCGAAACCGGGATCGGCGATCTGGGTGCGCAATTGGGTTTCACCTGGAACAAGAACCCGTTCCTGGAATCCCAGGCACGTAATGATCCGCTTGGACAGGTTCAGACGCGCCAGGTCGTCGGCCCGCAAATCCTGCCGCTGCCGACCTATGCGCCCAATCAGGTCTTCTTCCAGTACACGACCGGCGCACGCGCGACGCCCAGCTATAGCGCTTCGGTCCAGTGGACCAATGACAAGACCAGCATCGTGCTCGAAGGCAATTATGCGACGCCCAAATTCGATCGGCATACCAACCAGCTGTACATGCCGATCACGATCCAGGCGACGTCCACCAACGCCTTGCCCGCGCTAAGTAATATCACGCTGGTTCCGGGTACCAATCGCATCGCATCGGTCACCGTGTCGCCCGTCAATCAGGTGGGGCCGATCTCCTACCTGAACCAGGAGAACAGCGACAATTACCTGCTCAAACTGTCCGGACGGCATAGCGAGGATCGGTTCGACGCGACCACCGAGATTGCCGTCACCGGCAGCCACTTTGACCGATCGCAGCTGGAAACGCGCAATCGTTTCGTCAATCGGCCCGTCTATGACGTCGAATTCGCATCGGACAAGTTCCGCTTTCCGATGATGAACCTTCAGTTCCGCAATCTCGACTTGCTGGACCCCAATCAATATCGCTTCTTCGGCGTATTCGAAGACCGGCTGAGGGGCCAGAATAGCAGCATCTTTACCCGTGCCGACCTGACGTTGCGGACATTTGGCAATTTCATTGATCGGTTCCAGGTGGGTATGCGATTCACGCAGACGCAGCGGTCGCGCGACTATGGGAGCCGGAACGCCACCGCCCTGCAGATTCCGCTATCGGATCTGCCTGCGGGCTGGGGCAAACTGGTGCCGATCGCCGAGGGGTTCGGAGGAACCGGCGTCGTCAACAATGCGCGGTGGCTCAGCTATGATCGTTCCGCAGCGCGCGACGACTATGCCGCTCTGCGGCAGTTCCTCACGCCATTTTTCCCGGCCTTCGCGACGGATGAGCTTCCGGAAGACCGTTCGCAGTTCTTCCGGGCCACCGAACGCAGCGTCGCGGCCTATGCGACCGCATATTACAACACCAAGCTGATCTTCCCGATCAGCGGTTTGATCGGCGCGCGCATCACCAACTGGACCAGCTCCGCCTTGTCCTACAGTTCGCGGACCGTGCGCCGCGTGGTGAACGGCGTCACAACGGATACCTTGCTTGTCGAGCCTCTATCCGGTCGGGGCAATTATGTTTCGGTCGAGCCGACGGTCACGGCGATCATCAAGTTTTCCGACAAGTTTCAGACCCGGTTGTCTTATAATGTCGGTGTTCGCCGTCCGGACGTGAGCCTTGTGACCCCCTTTGTATCCTTTAGCGACGTCAACGGTTTCGGGTCCGCAGGCAACCCCAATCTGCGACCGGAGCGGACGACGCGCTACGACGCGATCTTCGAATATTATTTCGGGCGGGTCGGCCTCATCACGATCAATCCCTATTACTGGAAATTGAACGGCAGCATCACGAACTTCCAGACCGAGGAATTGCTCGAGAATGGGCAGGACGGGCGCCTTTATACCGTCAGCCGTCCGTATAATGCTGGCTCGGGATATCGGCGCGGCGTCGAGGCGCAGGCGCAGACCTTCTTCACTTTCCTGCCGGGCATTTTGAAGAATTTCGGCGCGAGTGCCAATTTCACTTATACCGAATCCGAACAGACCTATAACAGCCTGCCCGGCGCAAAATCATCCCCGCCGGTGAAGGCGCCAATCTTTGGTGTCGCCAAATATGTCTATAACGTTGCCGGGCTATTCGAACGAGGGTTGCTGAACGCGCGGGTAAGCTTCAATTATAATGGGACGCAACTCGATCAGCAATTTTCGCCGATAGAAAATTCGAGCTACATCATTCCACGAGAATGGATGGACGCGGCGATCAACTATACGATTCCCAACGGGCCGCTGAAGAACCTCGGGTTCTCGCTTCAGGTCCAGAACGTCCTGGCGAGCGCCCGGCGCAGCTTCTACGGCTATCCCGATCAGCCGCGCGACGTCATCTTCATGGCGCGGACCTATGGTGGCGTGATCCGCTACCGTTTCTAG
- the kduD gene encoding 2-dehydro-3-deoxy-D-gluconate 5-dehydrogenase KduD codes for MFDLTGRVAIVTGANTGIGQAIAIALAAAGADIAAVGRTPAEDTAERIHAMGRKVGLIAADLSRASPAGRIVAETVERLGGLDILVNNAGIIRRADAVDFTEADWDAVMDTNLKSAFFLSQAAARTMLPKGRGKIINIASMLTFQGGIRVASYTAAKSGIGGLTKLLANEWASSGINVNAIAPGYIATNNTRALRDDATRHQLILDRIPAHRWGEPEDLGGAAVFLASSAADYVHGHILAVDGGWLAR; via the coding sequence ATGTTCGACCTTACGGGTCGCGTTGCGATCGTCACGGGTGCCAATACGGGCATTGGTCAGGCGATCGCCATTGCCTTAGCGGCGGCAGGTGCAGATATCGCGGCGGTCGGGCGAACGCCTGCCGAAGACACTGCCGAGCGTATCCACGCAATGGGGCGAAAGGTGGGACTGATCGCTGCCGACCTGTCGAGGGCGTCTCCGGCGGGTCGTATCGTGGCGGAAACCGTCGAGCGACTGGGCGGGCTCGACATTCTGGTCAACAATGCGGGGATCATCCGTCGGGCGGATGCGGTGGACTTCACCGAGGCCGACTGGGATGCGGTGATGGATACCAATTTGAAGTCCGCGTTCTTCCTGTCCCAGGCCGCCGCCCGTACGATGCTTCCCAAGGGCCGGGGTAAGATCATCAACATCGCCTCTATGCTGACCTTTCAAGGCGGCATCCGGGTGGCGAGCTATACCGCCGCAAAGAGCGGTATCGGCGGTTTGACCAAGCTGCTGGCCAATGAGTGGGCGTCCAGCGGCATTAACGTCAACGCGATTGCACCGGGGTATATTGCAACGAACAACACCAGGGCCCTGCGAGACGATGCGACGCGCCACCAATTGATCCTCGACCGTATTCCGGCCCATCGTTGGGGAGAGCCCGAGGATTTGGGAGGGGCTGCCGTTTTTCTGGCGTCCTCTGCGGCCGACTATGTCCATGGCCATATTCTGGCAGTCGATGGCGGCTGGCTGGCACGCTGA